One stretch of Methanobacterium sp. DNA includes these proteins:
- a CDS encoding PINc/VapC family ATPase, whose translation MMRIVPDTSVIVDGRITKIVQKDEFRGSEVIIPEAVVSELENQANRGRETGFNGLEELKNLQQLYTEGTIVLNYIGKRPTLEQISLARGGEIDAMIRDTAQDNDATLITSDKVQTEVAKAQGLDVIYYQPEMVEYKDLEITKYFDENTMSVHLKEDVIPMAKKGTPGNIKLVKVGSRPLHYAEIESMAREIVERAKSDFKSFIEIEREGATVVQFREYRISIARPPFSDGFEITVVRPVAKVSLSDYRLPEQLIERLRERAKGILISGPPGAGKTTFAQAIAEFYSQNLNSVVKTMESPRDLQVGNEITQYAPLERSMEKTADILLLVRPDYTIYDELRKTRDFKIFADMRLAGVGMIGVVHATRPIDAIQRVIGRVELGIIPSIVDTTIFINEGNVAAVYDVALTVKVPTGMIEADLSRPVIEIRDFETGDLAHEIYTYGEQTIVMEVGATSYEKTPVQKIAEREIIKEIKKTVPGAHIEVDMKSDKRATVWMDEEHIPRLIGKKGKTIDEVEKRIGISIGVEPFKAMEIEKTSEVDVELAGNYVVLNFGKEAVGIPFDIIVDDEYLFTATVGKKGTIKIKKDIELATIILDALKRNIPIQARIRSE comes from the coding sequence ATGATGAGAATTGTTCCAGATACGAGTGTAATTGTAGATGGAAGGATAACTAAAATTGTTCAGAAAGATGAATTTAGGGGCTCAGAAGTAATAATACCAGAAGCAGTTGTATCTGAATTGGAAAATCAGGCTAACAGGGGAAGAGAAACAGGTTTTAATGGTTTAGAAGAATTAAAAAATCTTCAGCAGTTATATACAGAAGGGACCATTGTATTAAATTACATTGGAAAAAGACCAACATTAGAACAGATATCTCTGGCAAGGGGCGGAGAAATAGACGCCATGATAAGAGATACAGCACAGGATAATGATGCAACATTAATTACAAGTGATAAAGTTCAAACAGAAGTTGCAAAAGCCCAGGGACTGGATGTTATTTATTATCAGCCGGAAATGGTAGAATATAAAGATCTGGAGATTACAAAATATTTCGATGAAAATACCATGTCAGTTCATCTAAAAGAAGACGTTATTCCGATGGCAAAGAAAGGAACACCTGGAAACATTAAACTTGTTAAAGTTGGTTCTAGGCCATTACATTATGCTGAAATTGAAAGTATGGCCAGAGAAATTGTAGAAAGAGCAAAAAGTGACTTTAAAAGTTTCATCGAGATTGAAAGAGAAGGTGCAACAGTAGTTCAGTTTAGAGAGTACAGAATATCCATTGCAAGACCTCCATTTTCCGATGGATTTGAAATTACAGTTGTCAGGCCTGTTGCAAAGGTATCTCTTAGTGATTATAGGCTCCCAGAACAACTTATAGAAAGGTTAAGGGAAAGAGCTAAAGGAATATTAATATCAGGACCTCCTGGTGCCGGTAAAACAACATTTGCCCAGGCTATCGCTGAATTTTATAGTCAAAATCTGAATTCAGTGGTTAAAACCATGGAATCACCCAGAGACCTTCAGGTTGGGAATGAAATTACTCAGTATGCGCCATTAGAGCGAAGTATGGAAAAAACAGCCGATATTTTACTTTTAGTACGTCCAGATTACACAATATATGATGAATTAAGGAAAACAAGAGATTTTAAAATTTTTGCTGACATGAGACTTGCAGGTGTGGGCATGATTGGAGTTGTACATGCTACAAGACCAATAGATGCTATTCAAAGAGTGATTGGACGGGTAGAACTTGGAATAATCCCTTCAATTGTGGATACAACAATTTTCATAAACGAGGGAAATGTTGCGGCAGTTTATGATGTTGCACTTACTGTAAAAGTCCCAACAGGAATGATAGAGGCAGATCTATCAAGACCAGTTATTGAGATCAGGGATTTTGAAACTGGAGACCTTGCCCATGAAATATACACCTACGGTGAGCAGACAATTGTCATGGAAGTGGGAGCAACTTCTTATGAGAAAACTCCTGTTCAAAAGATTGCAGAGCGGGAAATAATTAAAGAAATTAAGAAAACAGTTCCTGGAGCTCATATTGAAGTTGATATGAAATCAGATAAGCGTGCAACGGTTTGGATGGATGAGGAACATATTCCAAGACTCATTGGTAAAAAAGGAAAGACAATTGACGAAGTTGAAAAGCGAATAGGCATAAGTATTGGCGTTGAACCTTTTAAAGCAATGGAAATTGAAAAAACATCTGAAGTGGATGTTGAACTTGCCGGTAATTATGTGGTTTTAAACTTTGGTAAAGAGGCTGTAGGTATTCCTTTTGATATCATAGTGGATGATGAATACTTATTTACGGCAACAGTCGGGAAAAAAGGAACTATAAAAATAAAAAAGGATATTGAACTTGCAACAATTATTTTGGATGCATTAAAACGAAATATTCCTATTCAAGCAAGAATAAGAAGTGAATGA
- the npdG gene encoding NADPH-dependent F420 reductase — MKIAMIGGTGDQGIGLAVRFVKAGETVIIGSRDIKKAENTVDMIKNMLDGDETRNVAGMTNDEAAAEGDIALLTVPLQAQMVTLRSVKDQLEDKIMIDATVPLDGCIGGKPTRYIEVWNGSAAERSAEFLKDKNVKVISAFNNISAASLLNITEDVECDCLISGDDAEAKKEVMALAEKIPGVKAIDCGPLENARIVEKITPLLINLNIRNRIKLAGIRITGL, encoded by the coding sequence ATGAAAATTGCAATGATTGGTGGAACCGGAGATCAGGGAATAGGATTGGCAGTAAGATTTGTAAAAGCAGGCGAAACTGTAATAATCGGCTCAAGAGATATTAAAAAAGCTGAAAATACGGTTGATATGATAAAAAATATGTTAGATGGTGATGAAACCAGAAATGTTGCTGGAATGACCAATGATGAAGCAGCAGCAGAAGGTGACATTGCATTATTAACTGTGCCTCTTCAAGCTCAAATGGTAACTCTTAGAAGCGTAAAAGACCAGTTAGAAGATAAAATAATGATCGATGCAACAGTTCCTTTAGATGGCTGTATTGGAGGAAAACCAACAAGATATATTGAAGTATGGAATGGATCTGCTGCAGAACGCTCTGCTGAATTCCTAAAAGATAAAAATGTAAAAGTTATATCTGCTTTTAACAATATCAGTGCTGCAAGCCTGCTGAATATAACTGAAGATGTAGAATGTGATTGTCTAATATCTGGAGATGATGCAGAAGCTAAAAAAGAGGTTATGGCACTTGCAGAAAAGATTCCTGGCGTTAAAGCCATAGACTGCGGCCCCCTTGAAAATGCAAGAATTGTGGAAAAGATTACCCCATTGCTTATAAATCTCAATATTCGAAATAGAATAAAACTGGCCGGTATTAGAATAACCGGACTTTAA
- the endA gene encoding tRNA-intron lyase — protein sequence MNSELSGNLVIIKDKKGIKLHEKSHYGNMSEEGLQITLIEALYLAEKGKLKISKKGKNISIDEMFEMVRGEDLFIKYLVYSDLRNRGYIVKTGFKYGSEFRLYERGKSPGDGHSDYLVKVVPENCEIPATDFSSYVRVAHGVNKKLLFAVVDEENDITYYNVEWTRP from the coding sequence ATGAATTCAGAATTATCAGGAAATTTAGTTATAATCAAAGATAAAAAAGGAATAAAACTCCACGAAAAAAGCCATTATGGGAATATGAGTGAGGAAGGGTTGCAAATTACCCTTATTGAGGCACTTTATCTTGCTGAAAAAGGCAAATTAAAAATTTCAAAGAAAGGAAAAAACATATCAATAGATGAAATGTTTGAAATGGTTCGTGGAGAAGATCTATTCATAAAATACCTTGTTTACAGTGATCTTAGAAACAGGGGTTATATTGTTAAGACAGGATTTAAATACGGCTCTGAATTTAGGCTGTATGAAAGAGGAAAATCCCCTGGTGACGGTCATTCAGATTATCTTGTAAAGGTGGTTCCTGAAAATTGTGAGATTCCAGCAACTGATTTTTCAAGTTATGTTCGGGTAGCACATGGAGTAAATAAAAAGCTTCTTTTTGCAGTTGTTGATGAAGAAAACGACATCACATATTACAATGTAGAATGGACAAGGCCATAA
- the hxlB gene encoding 6-phospho-3-hexuloisomerase has protein sequence MKYVKKTAKEITKHALEVINKIEEESVSEMIDTIVNSEGVFIVGTGRSELVGKMFAMRLMHLGFTVFVVGDVTTPAIKKSDCLIAISGSGETKTVTLAAETAKEVNAKVIGITGNPESRLRESLDVVINIKSKTKRPWKHYTSNVLKGHYDDLAPMGTLFEDSTHLFLDGLIAEFMARLGKKETDLKRRHAIIEK, from the coding sequence ATGAAATACGTAAAAAAAACAGCTAAAGAAATCACTAAACATGCTTTAGAAGTTATAAATAAGATAGAAGAAGAAAGCGTTTCTGAAATGATAGATACTATTGTAAATTCAGAAGGCGTTTTTATTGTGGGAACTGGAAGGTCTGAACTTGTTGGAAAAATGTTTGCAATGAGACTTATGCATCTTGGCTTTACAGTATTTGTTGTTGGAGATGTAACAACCCCTGCAATTAAAAAATCAGACTGTTTAATTGCAATATCAGGATCTGGAGAAACTAAAACCGTTACTTTAGCTGCTGAAACGGCAAAGGAAGTTAATGCAAAGGTTATAGGAATAACTGGAAATCCAGAGTCAAGACTTCGAGAAAGTTTAGATGTTGTTATTAATATTAAAAGTAAAACAAAAAGACCGTGGAAACACTATACATCAAATGTTTTAAAGGGACATTATGATGATTTAGCTCCAATGGGTACTCTTTTTGAAGATAGTACTCATTTATTCCTTGATGGGCTTATAGCTGAGTTTATGGCACGTCTTGGTAAAAAAGAAACAGATCTAAAAAGAAGGCATGCAATAATTGAGAAGTAA
- the aroE gene encoding shikimate dehydrogenase → MITGKTNVVGLIGDPVEHSLSPPMHNAAFKHLNLDYIYVPYHVKKESLGNSISGAKALNIKGLNVTIPHKTEVIKYLDVLDKPAELIGAVNTIKFGDDEAKGYNTDGIGAVRSIEEVSSVKNKKVIILGAGGAARAVSFQILIDGAESLVIGNRTPENALKLQKDLIKKLNADVKTIDLGEELKKELLNADILINTTPIGMYPNIDQEPLVKAEMMCKDLICNDIVYNPLKTGLLKEAEKAGAKTVSGIKMLIYQGMESFKIWTGVNPPLDVFENALKKQIK, encoded by the coding sequence ATGATAACCGGTAAAACAAATGTTGTTGGATTAATTGGTGATCCTGTGGAGCACAGCTTATCTCCACCAATGCATAATGCTGCTTTTAAGCATTTAAATCTTGATTACATTTATGTTCCTTATCACGTGAAAAAAGAATCTCTGGGGAATTCAATATCTGGTGCTAAAGCCCTGAATATAAAAGGACTCAATGTTACAATCCCCCATAAAACAGAAGTCATTAAATACTTAGATGTCCTGGATAAACCTGCAGAGCTTATAGGTGCTGTTAATACTATCAAATTTGGTGATGATGAGGCTAAAGGATATAATACTGATGGAATAGGGGCTGTAAGGTCAATTGAAGAAGTTAGTAGCGTTAAAAATAAAAAAGTTATTATTTTAGGGGCGGGAGGAGCGGCTCGTGCGGTTTCATTCCAGATACTTATTGATGGTGCAGAATCACTGGTCATTGGAAATAGAACACCTGAAAATGCATTAAAACTTCAAAAAGACCTTATCAAAAAATTAAATGCTGATGTTAAAACCATTGATCTTGGAGAAGAACTTAAAAAAGAACTTTTAAATGCTGATATTCTAATAAATACAACACCCATCGGCATGTATCCCAATATAGATCAGGAACCTCTTGTTAAAGCTGAAATGATGTGTAAAGATCTAATTTGCAATGATATCGTTTATAATCCTCTTAAAACAGGACTTCTTAAAGAAGCTGAAAAAGCAGGTGCAAAAACCGTTTCAGGAATTAAAATGCTAATATATCAGGGCATGGAGTCCTTTAAAATATGGACTGGCGTTAATCCTCCTTTAGATGTTTTTGAGAATGCCCTTAAAAAGCAGATAAAATGA
- the hisI gene encoding phosphoribosyl-AMP cyclohydrolase: protein MNIAESGLNFRHKVGDQELVIAVAQDYKTSEVLMVAFMNREALQKTIDAKKAHYWSTSRQKIWLKGESSGNFQEVKEILVDCDEDAVLIKISQKGGACHEGYESCFFRELKDNKLEIVGNKVFEPDEVYNKD, encoded by the coding sequence ATGAATATAGCAGAAAGCGGTTTGAACTTCAGACATAAAGTAGGAGATCAGGAACTGGTCATAGCAGTCGCTCAAGATTATAAGACCTCAGAGGTTCTCATGGTGGCATTTATGAATCGTGAAGCCCTTCAAAAGACAATAGATGCAAAAAAAGCACATTACTGGAGTACTTCACGCCAGAAGATATGGCTTAAGGGAGAAAGTTCAGGAAACTTCCAGGAAGTGAAGGAAATACTGGTTGACTGTGATGAGGATGCTGTTCTTATTAAAATTAGCCAAAAAGGTGGAGCCTGTCATGAAGGTTATGAATCCTGCTTCTTTAGGGAATTAAAAGATAATAAATTAGAAATTGTTGGAAATAAAGTTTTTGAACCAGATGAAGTTTATAATAAGGATTAA
- the hisS gene encoding histidine--tRNA ligase, with amino-acid sequence MEISRPRGTRDFLFKEMEKRKYVENTLRRVFENYGYGEIKTPIFEDLTLFTTKSGEAIKEEIYHFKDKGNRDLALRPELTAPVARLYLNELQRHAKPIKMYYFGSCFRYERPQAGRFRQFWQFGCELIGGKSPEAEAEVITMAAHALEELGLKDFEFHIGNLGIIRSLLSDAEVAAGDQEKIMGLVDKGDVEELENLLNNLNVSSILKETLLNLIEMKGHKEVIEEVRSVVEKCKGASKSLNDLEELLNTLETFGFTNYIVNLGIARGLDYYSGIVFEIYVHGLGAQKQISGGGTYNLIEVFGGEPVESTGFAFGFDRVMGALEKQNTEIPIKGHVDIFVAPLSQEMRDEAFKITQNLRKKGIKTDVDLAKRKTKKILSYADNLGAKYVVLVGARDIDAGKVTLKNMKSGDQQLVDLNDLYTKLHQEIEMR; translated from the coding sequence ATGGAAATATCAAGACCCAGAGGAACACGAGATTTTCTATTTAAGGAAATGGAAAAGAGAAAATACGTTGAAAACACATTACGCAGAGTATTTGAAAATTATGGTTATGGTGAAATAAAAACACCAATATTTGAGGATCTCACCCTTTTTACCACAAAATCAGGAGAGGCAATTAAAGAAGAAATCTACCACTTTAAAGATAAAGGAAACCGGGATTTAGCACTCAGGCCGGAGTTAACAGCTCCAGTTGCAAGGCTTTACCTCAATGAACTTCAGAGACATGCAAAACCAATTAAAATGTACTATTTTGGCAGCTGTTTTAGATATGAAAGGCCTCAAGCCGGTAGATTCCGACAATTCTGGCAGTTTGGATGTGAATTGATTGGAGGAAAGTCTCCAGAGGCAGAAGCAGAAGTAATTACCATGGCGGCTCATGCCTTAGAAGAACTTGGATTAAAGGATTTTGAATTCCATATTGGAAACCTGGGAATTATCAGAAGTCTTTTAAGCGATGCTGAAGTTGCTGCAGGTGATCAGGAAAAAATAATGGGTTTGGTTGATAAAGGCGATGTTGAAGAACTTGAAAATTTGCTGAATAACTTAAATGTATCTTCAATCCTTAAAGAAACCCTTTTAAATCTGATTGAAATGAAGGGACATAAAGAAGTCATAGAAGAAGTCAGAAGCGTTGTAGAAAAGTGTAAAGGTGCTTCTAAGTCTTTGAATGATCTGGAAGAGCTTTTAAATACTCTTGAAACATTTGGATTTACAAATTACATTGTAAATCTCGGTATAGCAAGGGGACTGGACTATTACTCAGGAATTGTATTTGAAATTTATGTACATGGACTTGGAGCACAAAAACAAATAAGTGGTGGTGGAACCTATAATTTAATAGAAGTGTTTGGCGGCGAACCAGTGGAATCCACAGGATTTGCCTTTGGGTTTGACAGAGTTATGGGGGCACTTGAAAAACAGAATACAGAGATTCCAATTAAAGGACATGTAGATATATTTGTCGCGCCACTATCTCAGGAAATGAGGGACGAGGCGTTTAAAATAACCCAAAATTTGAGGAAAAAAGGTATCAAAACTGATGTAGATCTTGCAAAACGAAAAACTAAGAAAATATTGTCCTATGCAGACAACTTGGGAGCAAAATATGTAGTTTTAGTCGGTGCAAGAGATATAGATGCTGGAAAAGTAACATTAAAAAATATGAAGTCTGGAGATCAGCAACTGGTTGATTTAAACGACTTATACACAAAATTACATCAAGAAATTGAAATGAGATGA
- a CDS encoding RNA ligase partner protein, translated as MPAKQRFVLDTTAFTDNQLREEYGEGELIKTVDVLVDLIAESRIKLNMSCHMPPITYKEFINYMGRYECPESILVKAETWIVKKTPNRYDTKIPSEIFYEYVHDMRERMNKGMRISENAIWEAAVESMVRLSRGEAKAEIEMEIIGNAIKDFRKRYRAALRKGTLDSAPDLDVLLLAKELGAGVVAADEGIRVWAERLGLRFLSAKSFPKMLNEYLKYYE; from the coding sequence ATGCCTGCAAAACAAAGGTTTGTTTTAGATACAACCGCATTTACGGATAATCAGCTTAGAGAAGAATATGGTGAAGGAGAACTGATAAAAACAGTTGATGTTTTGGTGGATTTAATAGCAGAGTCAAGAATAAAACTAAACATGAGCTGTCACATGCCCCCAATCACTTATAAAGAATTTATAAATTATATGGGAAGATATGAGTGCCCTGAGAGCATACTGGTTAAGGCTGAAACATGGATAGTTAAAAAAACACCTAACAGATATGACACAAAGATACCTTCAGAAATTTTCTATGAATACGTGCATGATATGAGGGAACGTATGAATAAAGGAATGAGGATATCTGAAAATGCCATCTGGGAGGCGGCTGTTGAATCAATGGTTAGATTATCAAGAGGCGAAGCCAAAGCTGAAATTGAAATGGAAATAATTGGAAACGCCATAAAAGACTTCAGAAAGCGTTACAGGGCAGCTTTAAGGAAAGGGACCCTTGACAGCGCGCCAGATCTTGACGTTCTACTTCTTGCAAAGGAATTGGGTGCAGGTGTTGTAGCGGCTGATGAAGGTATTAGGGTATGGGCAGAAAGGCTTGGACTTAGATTTTTGAGTGCAAAGTCGTTCCCTAAAATGCTTAATGAATATTTGAAGTATTATGAATAA
- a CDS encoding sugar phosphate isomerase/epimerase — MKIGVSTLALFPMSLEEILNYLKSIKIEYIELIKEYPYNSIDYEIVNSYNFKTSVHAPLSDINLASSNHSIRKASVEEIKNSMDLAVKIDAQVVVVHPGHMAFLARKFKEQIMNNTLNSLKECSEYAEDMGIKMCVENMPDMEGMICKDLEELNNIIKEINAYMTLDVGHAHNMGISVEDMLNYDNLEHIHLSDNDGSFDNHDAIGSESIDFESLFNGLNKIKFDGICVIEVKKQDEILKSLDYINNLKNFK, encoded by the coding sequence ATGAAAATAGGAGTATCTACATTAGCATTATTCCCAATGTCTCTTGAAGAAATATTAAATTATTTAAAAAGCATCAAAATAGAATATATTGAACTAATAAAGGAATATCCATATAATTCAATAGATTATGAAATTGTTAATTCCTATAATTTTAAAACAAGCGTACATGCACCTCTTTCGGACATCAATTTAGCTTCTTCTAACCATTCTATTAGAAAAGCTTCAGTGGAAGAAATAAAAAATTCAATGGATTTAGCAGTGAAAATTGATGCTCAAGTTGTTGTTGTCCATCCAGGTCATATGGCATTTTTAGCACGTAAATTTAAGGAACAAATTATGAATAACACTTTAAATTCGCTAAAGGAGTGTTCTGAATATGCTGAAGACATGGGAATAAAGATGTGCGTTGAAAACATGCCGGACATGGAAGGAATGATTTGCAAGGATCTAGAAGAACTTAATAATATAATAAAAGAAATCAACGCCTACATGACTCTTGATGTGGGCCACGCTCATAATATGGGCATATCTGTTGAAGATATGCTTAATTATGATAATCTGGAGCATATTCATCTGAGTGATAATGACGGTTCATTTGATAATCACGATGCAATTGGAAGTGAAAGTATTGATTTTGAATCGCTTTTTAATGGTTTAAATAAGATTAAATTTGATGGAATCTGTGTAATCGAAGTTAAAAAGCAGGATGAAATTTTAAAAAGTCTTGATTACATAAATAATTTAAAGAATTTTAAATGA